The Brassica oleracea var. oleracea cultivar TO1000 chromosome C7, BOL, whole genome shotgun sequence sequence GAAGGCCGTAGACAACTCCCTCCCCCAACACCAGTTCCTTGACGTTCCTCTTTCTCAGTATTGCTCCCATTCCCTTTGTTTTTCCCCACCGCCAAACTCTTGGTTTCTAGAGAGACCAACTGATCCTCGATCACAGCGGTTTCTCTAGGTGTATTCTCTTTATCTTCCTCCCTCAGAATGTTTTTCCCAGACTCCTTGCCTTCTTGAGTCTCTTCTGATGTGGTATTAAACTTTCTTGCTTATGTGTGTCATATGTTGAAGTCTGTAATTTGTAAAAAAATTAAACTGTATGTTGCGTATGCCTGAAGTCTTACCTTTTCTGTGAATGTAAGCTTATATATTAGATATGAATTCTCATAAATATTTGAATTGTGATTCATGTTGAATTGTTGAAACGTAATTTTCTTATAACCTCAAAGCTAGGATTGAGGTATGTACATCTCCGTACCGTGGTCAAAAATGAGCTTACGAAATAAGGAAACCACTTTCTTGCACTAATAACCATTAGATCATCACAACTTTTGTTTGTTGAAACTGCAATGCAAAGCATCGAGTTCTATATAAATCATCTTTTGCCAAAAAATGCAATATAAAATTATATTATTATAACAAATTTGTTTTTCAAATGTTTTAAAAAAAAAAAAAAAAAAAAAAAAACATTAGTCAAGGTTGAATTTCCAACAAGCAAGATACCTACGAAACGACGTCAATGAAAAAGTAGTATGTTGACCATATGATGTCTAAGAACTTTCCGGATCAGCGGCAAAGCTTTTCTGCCTAAGAACGTTTCTTACAAGAATAATCAACAATTATTCTCGCATAATATTCTTTTATACAGTAGATGAACACAAGTTTGACAAGAATTATGAATAAAAGAACCTTGACTTTTTCATCTGTTACTAATCACAAAACCATCCTCTGTTTCATTGTAATCGAGAGAGAGAAAGATAGAATCAATACACAAAGCTTGACGAGAAGCTAGTTATGTATTATAGGGCCTCTTTGATCTTTCTCTTCTTTTTCTCCTTTCTTACTAGCTTCAGAGCTTATGCTCAGGATCCCAATTACGTATACCACAACTGTCCAAACACGACAACTTACACCAGAAACAGCACTTACTCCACCAATCTAAGAACCCTATTGTCCTCTCTCTCTTCCAACAACTCCTCTTACTCCACCGGATTCCAAACCGCCACCTCCGGACAAGGCACCGACAGCGTCACCGGACTTTTCCTCTGCCGAGGAGACGTCTCGCCTGAATTTTGTCGCAGCTGCGTCGCCTTTGTCGTCAACGACACCTCAAATAGATGTCCAAACGAGAGAGAGGTCGTGCTCTATTACGATGAGTGTATAGTAAGGTATTAATTGTTAATTCATTCACATTAATCAAAATATATAACCCTAAAACGGGTAAATGCTTTAATATTGTAAGTTTCTTTGCTTTATTCGAGATTAATTCAAGTTTTTTCACAACAGATACTCTAACCGAAATATTCTCTCGACGTTGAGCACTAATGGAGCAGTAGTCATGAGTAACGGCCAAAATATTACATCTAACCAACAAGCCCAGTTCAGAGACTTGGTCTTGTCGACGATGAACCAAGCCGCCAGTGAAGCTGCGGACAGTCCTAGAAAGTTTGATGCGAGAAAAGCTAACTGGACTGCACCACAGAGTTTATACGGGTTGGTTCAGTGCACTCCTGATCTTACAAGACAAGACTGTTTGAGTTGTCTGCAACAAGGCATCAATCAGTTACCCACCGATAAAATTGGAGGACAATTTCTGGCTCCTAGCTGTAGTTCTAGGTACGAGCTTTACCCATTTTACAACGAATCGGCCATTACAACACCACAACCGCCGGTTTCAGCTCCTCCGCCACCTGGTTCGAACTCTGTCTTTAACTGCTCCCACTATCTGATCGATATCAAAGCTAATGATGTTTGAATAACAGGGAAAGGTGGGAGTTCAAGTGTACTAGTGGTAGCCATTGTTGTACCTATTATAGTGGTTGCTCTGCTTTTCATAGCTTGTTATTGCTTCCTTGCCAAGAGGGCAAAGAAGACTTTTGGCACAGCATCTGCATTTGATGGTAAAGATGTCAAATGATGAATAATCTTTAGTTGGGTTTGGATTTTGATTTATGTCAGTGTTCAGATTCTCTTTGCTGCTTCTAAGATTTTCTTTATGCACCAGGAGATGATATAACAACGGCAGAATCACTGCAGCTTGATTACAGAACGATCCAAACTGCTACTAATGATTTTGCAGAAAGTAATAAGATTGGTCAAGGTGGATTTGGAGAGGTCTACAAGGTAATTATAGTTCCTTAACTGCCTTCAGATATGTTTTTTCTTTTCATTACCATTTTGGGCCAACATAATGGTGGTGAAAACGGTAGGGTACATTGTCGGATGGCACTGAAGTTGCGGTCAAGAGACTGTCAAAGTCATCAGGACAAGGTGATGCAGAGTTTAAGAACGAGGTTATTCTTGTTGCAAAGCTACTACATAGAAATCTAGTTAGACTTCTCGGATTTTGTCTAGAAGGAGAGGAGAGGGTACTAGTCTACGAGTACGTGCCCAACGAAAGCCTTGATTACTTCATCTTTGGTTAGTTGCCCTTCTCAATGACCAATTCTTGGAAATATTTGAAGCTAATGCTAATCTATGGATGCATGCAGACCCTGTAAAGCAATGTCAGCTGGATTGGTCTAGGCGATACAAGATTATTAGTGGAATTGCTCGAGGGATTCTGTATCTTCATCAAGATTCAAGGCTCACAATTATACACCGTGACCTTAAAGCAAGTAACGTTCTTCTGGATGCAGATATGAATCCTAAAATTGCTGATTTTGGAATGGCAAGGATATTTGGAATGAACCAAACAGAGGAGAATACAAGCAGGATAGTGGGGACCTAGTAAGTTTTGTCTTTTACATTCCTTCCATTTAAAGAACTTCTTTTGGAAACATACTAAAGTCTTGTTGTGTGTTTAAGCGGTTATATGTCTCCTGAGTATGCAATGCATGGTCAGTACTCAATGAAATCAGATGTCTATAGCTTCGGAGTGTTGGTTCTTGAGATTATAAGCGGCAAGAAGAATAGCAGCTTCTACCAAACAGATGGCGCACATGACTTGGTTTCATATGTAAGTGTTGAGCCAATCAAGTTCCATATATACTTACCTGACCACAGTTTCAAGTGCTGATTGGTTAAAATAATATTCCAGGCTTGGAGGCTTTGGAGTAATGGGACACCGCTAGACCTCGTGGATCCATCTATTGTAGATAATTTCCAAAGGAATGAAGTTTTTCGATGTATCCATATAGGTCTTTTGTGTGTTCAAGAAGATCCTGTTGAGCGTCCACCCTTGTCAACCATTGTTCTGATGCTCACTAGTATTACCATGACATTACCCATCCCTAGGCAACCAGGTCTTTTCTTTCAGAGTATACTCGGAAAAGACCCTCTTGATTCAGACAAATTTACAACGACCAAGTCTCTTCTACGGTCTGTTGATGATGCCTCGATCACAGATGTATATACTCGATGAAAACCAAGGTTTACATTCTTGCATGATTTCTAAGTCAACCGGTGTTAAAAATAAGCTGATTAGTAACTGTTTGTATTGTTATTGTAACAACGAGCATGTATGGTTGTATATTATTTACACATTTCTTCTTGTCTGATTAGTTTTGCCAAATTAAGCCTCTAATTAGCCTAATACAGTGATCAACAACATCCTGAAAAAGAAGTGTTGGAGTAGCGGACAAGGCAACCGTGGGGTATTTGTGGGGTCCGTTTCTTACCAATTTAAACAGCAATCAACGTTTCTCTCCTAAAATATTGTTGAATTCGTCAAACACATAATTGCTGTCCTTAAACCTGCAAATACGGTCACGGAAATGAATCTCAAAAGTCAAAAGTCAATGCCAAAAGTCAAATATATTTTTCTTTGTTTAATAAGGCCCCATACAGATAATTCATATTGAAAACTAAACGAACGATGGAACTTGCATCAGACAACACCACAACCAAACTGGCTTACAAATGGTGTTATTTGATTTCAGTTTCTATAATGAACAGAAAAGACAAATTAAAACTAAACAACATTCGACAGCCACAATAGTTGTCAACTAGCTTGTTTACAATAATACCGGTAGGTTCAAACTTTAAGGTAAAAACACCATATTCAACGAGAATATATATCAGTGAGGGACGCATCGTCAACAGATGTTGGATCAGACTTGGTTGTAGTAGACTGATCTGGATCAAGCGGGTCTCTCCCAGGTCTGCTCTGAACGAAAAAACCTGGTTGCCGAGGCACTGGTAAAGTCACAGTCTGACTAGTGAGCATTACAAAAATGGTTGAAAAGGTCGGACGCTCTACAGGATCTTCTTGAACACATAAAAGACCAATATAGATGCACCGAACCACTTCACTGTTCGGGCAGTTATCAATAATAATAGGGTCTACGAGGTGTAACGCTCTACCGTTCCTCCAAAGCCTCCACGCCTAGAATATTAATCAATCACTCAATTCTTGCAAACATCGCTTATTATTGAAAGAGAGCTAAATACAAAAAACACGATTGCCTAAAACACTTACATATGTAACTAGGTCATGTGCGCCGTCTATCTCGTTGAAGCTGTTGTTCTTCATACCGCTAATAATCTCAAGAACTAACACTCCAAAGCTATAAACATCTGATTTCATTGAGAACTGGCCATGAATCGCATATTCAGGAGCCATGTAACCGCTGGAATCCACAACAAAACTCTGGTAAATTGGCAAAATCATGTTTAACAAGTTTCATCTTACGAGAAGTTGTGTGGAAGACTTACTAGGTGCCAACTATCTTGCTTGTGTTATCCTGGGTTTGGTCCATTCCAAAGATCCTAGCCATTCCAAAATCAGCAACTTTCGGATTCATATCCCGATCCAGGAGAATGTTACTTGCTTTGAGGTCACGGTGTATAATTGTGAGCCTTGAATCTTGATGGAGATACAGAATTCCCCGGGCAATCCCTTCAATGATCTTATATCGTCGTGTCCAGTTCAGCTGACCATGCTTTGCAGG is a genomic window containing:
- the LOC106303537 gene encoding cysteine-rich receptor-like protein kinase 10, with protein sequence MYYRASLIFLFFFSFLTSFRAYAQDPNYVYHNCPNTTTYTRNSTYSTNLRTLLSSLSSNNSSYSTGFQTATSGQGTDSVTGLFLCRGDVSPEFCRSCVAFVVNDTSNRCPNEREVVLYYDECIVRYSNRNILSTLSTNGAVVMSNGQNITSNQQAQFRDLVLSTMNQAASEAADSPRKFDARKANWTAPQSLYGLVQCTPDLTRQDCLSCLQQGINQLPTDKIGGQFLAPSCSSRYELYPFYNESAITTPQPPVSAPPPPGKGGSSSVLVVAIVVPIIVVALLFIACYCFLAKRAKKTFGTASAFDGDDITTAESLQLDYRTIQTATNDFAESNKIGQGGFGEVYKGTLSDGTEVAVKRLSKSSGQGDAEFKNEVILVAKLLHRNLVRLLGFCLEGEERVLVYEYVPNESLDYFIFDPVKQCQLDWSRRYKIISGIARGILYLHQDSRLTIIHRDLKASNVLLDADMNPKIADFGMARIFGMNQTEENTSRIVGTYGYMSPEYAMHGQYSMKSDVYSFGVLVLEIISGKKNSSFYQTDGAHDLVSYAWRLWSNGTPLDLVDPSIVDNFQRNEVFRCIHIGLLCVQEDPVERPPLSTIVLMLTSITMTLPIPRQPGLFFQSILGKDPLDSDKFTTTKSLLRSVDDASITDVYTR